One window of the Aptenodytes patagonicus chromosome 5, bAptPat1.pri.cur, whole genome shotgun sequence genome contains the following:
- the LOC143161343 gene encoding fatty-acid amide hydrolase 1-like isoform X1 gives MRVPLPALLCCSAASLLLLLRWRRRRGLWRKVKEARQRQERSLVQMEMAVRRFREQHPSVNMTSILSLPLPELSKKLRDGSLPPEHVFYAYVGKALQIATETNCITEYLQESETQLQKAKMTGKLGLLYGVPVSIKDSINCQGHDSTLGFIKNLNKPAAEDSVVVQVLRRQGAIPFVKTNVPQSLISYDCKNLIFGQTFNPLLYTRSPGGSSGGEGALVGGGGSILGFGTDVGGSLRFPAAFCGICALKPTGNRLSKKGIISGVLGQKAVVAAVGPMAKDVESLALGMRALLCEDMFNLDSTVPPLPFNEEVYSSTQPLRIGYYETDFFTMPSPAMRRAVRETKQLLEDAGHTLVPFELTNVDYVIFNFCVRGMFADGVTSFLKTFKGELEKSSMGLFFWLAKSPNWLKSVLSWIAKPFVPRFSDIVRSMRANTVDEVWSLHHEIEEFCYQFIAQWKKLNLDVMLCPMLGPALGIGYPGKLSVAVSYTMLYNALDFPAGVVPVTMVTDKDEEELKGYQGYFRDWWDRTLAKAFRGSVGLPVAVQCVALPWQEELCLRFMKEVETLILKKNRLV, from the exons ATGCGGGTCCCCCTGCCCGCCCTGCTCTGCTGCTCGGCcgccagcctgctgctgctgctgcgatgGCGGCGGCGAAGGGGGCTCTGGAGGAAGGTGAAGGAGGCTCGGCAGAGGCAGGAGCGGAGCTTGGTGCAGATGGAGATGGCTGTGCGGCGCTTTCGGGAGCAG CATCCTTCTGTCAACATGACCTCcatcctctctctgcctttgcCGGAGCTCTCCAAGAAACTCCGGGATGGCTCCCTCCCTCCGGAACACGTCTTCTATGCCTACGTGGGCAAG GCCCTCCAAATCGCCACAGAAACCAACTGCATCACAGAGTATCTGCAGGAAAGCGAGACTCAGCTCCAGAAAGCGAAGATGACAGGGAAGCTGGGTTTGCTCTATGGGGTGCCTGTCAGCATCAAAGACTCCATCAACTGCCAG GGCCATGATTCCACGTTAGGGTTTATAAAAAACCTCAATAAACCCGCGGCAGAGGACAGCGTGGTGGTGCAGGTGCTCAGGAGACAGGGGGCAATTCCATTTGTCAAAACCAACGTTCCCCAGTCCCTCATCAG ctaTGACTGCAAGAACTTAATCTTTGGTCAGACGTTCAACCCTCTACTCTACACCAGAAGCCCTGGAGGCTCCTCTGGTGGAGAAGGGGCACTTGTAGGAGGAGGTGGGTCAATCCTGGGCTTTGGTACAGATGTAGGAGGGAGCCTGCGTTTTCCCGCTGCCTTCTGTGGGATCTGTGCACTCAAACCCACCGGGAACAGACTCAG TAAAAAAGGAATCATTTCTGGTGTCCTTGGGCAGAAGGCAG TGGTCGCAGCAGTGGGGCCGATGGCAAAAGACGTGGAGAGCCTGGCGCTGGGCATGCGGGCGCTCCTATGTGAGGACATGTTCAACCTGGACAGCACAGTGCCCCCCCTTCCCTTCAATGAAGAG GTGTATTCCAGCACACAGCCCCTCCGCATAGGCTACTATGAAACCGATTTCTTCACCATGCCAAGCCCTGCCATGAGACGTGCTGTTCGAGAGACAAAGCAGCTGTTGGAGGATGCTGGCCACACG CTGGTGCCCTTCGAACTCACGAATGTGGACTATGTGATCTTTAACTTCTGCGTCAGGGGAATGTTTGCAGATGGGGTCACCTCCTTTCTCAAGACGTT caaaggggagctggagaaaagcagcatGGGGCTGTTCTTCTGGTTGGCAAAGTCACCAAACTGGCTAAAAAGTGTCCTCTCCTGGATTGCCAAACCCTTC GTGCCTCGATTTTCAGATATCGTAAGAAGTATGAGAGCAAA cacAGTGGATGAAGTCTGGAGTCTTCATCATGAAATTGAG GAGTTTTGCTACCAGTTCATCGCCCAGTGGAAAAAGCTGAATCTGGATGTCATGCTTTGTCCCATGCTGGGCCCGGCTCTCGGCATCGGCTACCCTGGGAAGCTCTCAG tggcAGTCAGCTACACCATGCTCTACAATGCCTTGGACTTCCCTGCCGGCGTGGTCCCTGTCACGATGGTGACAGACAAGGATGAGGAGGAGCTGAAGGGCTACCAGGGATACTTTCGGGACTGGTGGGACCGGACCCTGGCAAAG GCTTTTCGTGGCAGTGTGGGGCTGCCAGTGGCTGTGCAGTGCGTGGCCTTGCCatggcaggaggagctgtgcctccGGTTCATGAAGGAGGTGGAGACCCTCATCCTGAAGAAAAACAGGCTCGTCTGA
- the LOC143161343 gene encoding fatty-acid amide hydrolase 1-like isoform X2, translating into MTSILSLPLPELSKKLRDGSLPPEHVFYAYVGKALQIATETNCITEYLQESETQLQKAKMTGKLGLLYGVPVSIKDSINCQGHDSTLGFIKNLNKPAAEDSVVVQVLRRQGAIPFVKTNVPQSLISYDCKNLIFGQTFNPLLYTRSPGGSSGGEGALVGGGGSILGFGTDVGGSLRFPAAFCGICALKPTGNRLSKKGIISGVLGQKAVVAAVGPMAKDVESLALGMRALLCEDMFNLDSTVPPLPFNEEVYSSTQPLRIGYYETDFFTMPSPAMRRAVRETKQLLEDAGHTLVPFELTNVDYVIFNFCVRGMFADGVTSFLKTFKGELEKSSMGLFFWLAKSPNWLKSVLSWIAKPFVPRFSDIVRSMRANTVDEVWSLHHEIEEFCYQFIAQWKKLNLDVMLCPMLGPALGIGYPGKLSVAVSYTMLYNALDFPAGVVPVTMVTDKDEEELKGYQGYFRDWWDRTLAKAFRGSVGLPVAVQCVALPWQEELCLRFMKEVETLILKKNRLV; encoded by the exons ATGACCTCcatcctctctctgcctttgcCGGAGCTCTCCAAGAAACTCCGGGATGGCTCCCTCCCTCCGGAACACGTCTTCTATGCCTACGTGGGCAAG GCCCTCCAAATCGCCACAGAAACCAACTGCATCACAGAGTATCTGCAGGAAAGCGAGACTCAGCTCCAGAAAGCGAAGATGACAGGGAAGCTGGGTTTGCTCTATGGGGTGCCTGTCAGCATCAAAGACTCCATCAACTGCCAG GGCCATGATTCCACGTTAGGGTTTATAAAAAACCTCAATAAACCCGCGGCAGAGGACAGCGTGGTGGTGCAGGTGCTCAGGAGACAGGGGGCAATTCCATTTGTCAAAACCAACGTTCCCCAGTCCCTCATCAG ctaTGACTGCAAGAACTTAATCTTTGGTCAGACGTTCAACCCTCTACTCTACACCAGAAGCCCTGGAGGCTCCTCTGGTGGAGAAGGGGCACTTGTAGGAGGAGGTGGGTCAATCCTGGGCTTTGGTACAGATGTAGGAGGGAGCCTGCGTTTTCCCGCTGCCTTCTGTGGGATCTGTGCACTCAAACCCACCGGGAACAGACTCAG TAAAAAAGGAATCATTTCTGGTGTCCTTGGGCAGAAGGCAG TGGTCGCAGCAGTGGGGCCGATGGCAAAAGACGTGGAGAGCCTGGCGCTGGGCATGCGGGCGCTCCTATGTGAGGACATGTTCAACCTGGACAGCACAGTGCCCCCCCTTCCCTTCAATGAAGAG GTGTATTCCAGCACACAGCCCCTCCGCATAGGCTACTATGAAACCGATTTCTTCACCATGCCAAGCCCTGCCATGAGACGTGCTGTTCGAGAGACAAAGCAGCTGTTGGAGGATGCTGGCCACACG CTGGTGCCCTTCGAACTCACGAATGTGGACTATGTGATCTTTAACTTCTGCGTCAGGGGAATGTTTGCAGATGGGGTCACCTCCTTTCTCAAGACGTT caaaggggagctggagaaaagcagcatGGGGCTGTTCTTCTGGTTGGCAAAGTCACCAAACTGGCTAAAAAGTGTCCTCTCCTGGATTGCCAAACCCTTC GTGCCTCGATTTTCAGATATCGTAAGAAGTATGAGAGCAAA cacAGTGGATGAAGTCTGGAGTCTTCATCATGAAATTGAG GAGTTTTGCTACCAGTTCATCGCCCAGTGGAAAAAGCTGAATCTGGATGTCATGCTTTGTCCCATGCTGGGCCCGGCTCTCGGCATCGGCTACCCTGGGAAGCTCTCAG tggcAGTCAGCTACACCATGCTCTACAATGCCTTGGACTTCCCTGCCGGCGTGGTCCCTGTCACGATGGTGACAGACAAGGATGAGGAGGAGCTGAAGGGCTACCAGGGATACTTTCGGGACTGGTGGGACCGGACCCTGGCAAAG GCTTTTCGTGGCAGTGTGGGGCTGCCAGTGGCTGTGCAGTGCGTGGCCTTGCCatggcaggaggagctgtgcctccGGTTCATGAAGGAGGTGGAGACCCTCATCCTGAAGAAAAACAGGCTCGTCTGA